A window of Saimiri boliviensis isolate mSaiBol1 chromosome 1, mSaiBol1.pri, whole genome shotgun sequence genomic DNA:
CCCCAGCCCGAGTTGTGGTGCAGGGTAAACTGAGTTCACTCCGGGCAGAACCCACAGTGCACGTGTCAGCCAGAGTGACtcatgaattttaataaattttatgacGTTTAGGAAGTATTTTGGAATCTCCCCCTTTTCCGTGACGTGCCTCTCGCCTGCTGCCGGGAGGCCCTGTAGCCTCTGCTCTACTCCGGCCGGCCTCAGCCTGTGACCTGCGAGAATGCACACCCAGTTCATAGAATTGTCAGTGAGCATCTCCCCTGCAGCCCTCCCGCCAGCACACTGGGGCGGCCTGCAGGCTGAGCTCGGGCACTCGCTTCCTTTCTCATGAAAGTCTTAGGTGTGCctgtttccatttgtttccaCAAAACAAATGTGGGTTTCAGGGCGGGCGTTGGGGTAGGACTGGCTTTGTGGATTTGATGTGGGATTTGGGGACAGACACCCTCTGACCTCAGTGCTGTCCACTGCTGAGCTCTCCCAGGAGGACGTCCATGACTTAAATGAAAAGCTGGGTCAAACCCAGAGCTCACTGGCTCTGCACTGCATAGATGTCTTCTCTGGGCTGATGGTGGCCCTGCCCCGGGGCCACTGAGCCCTCCCTGTAGGCCCTCCTTGAACGGGAGCCAGGGTCTGCGCGGCACCCGCCAACGGCTGGGCTGTGGCCAAGTGTTCTGGTGTGGGCCATCATCTGATGGGTGTGGGCAGCGGGAGAGAGAAGAGCTCGCTCAGTGCATTGTTCAGATGGGGCTCAAGCTGGGTTCTGGCTCCGGAGCCTCGTGACCTTCCCAAGCTTCATTCTCTTCACCTGTAAATCGCAGGCCTCCCCAGGATCCCCTGCGCATGAGAGTGACATGCATGAAGCACTGGGTCTCTCCATGCTGGGGCTGCGAGACCCGTGGGTGTGCGAGCTTGGGAAGGACCAGGGCGTGTCAGAGGCTGGTGCCTGCGCGGGCGGAAACTCTGTCCTCCAGCCTTTCCTCCACCAGCATGTTTTCATTTCCAggtttctctgtttaaaaaacaaaagtagtgcATCGGTGGTCTTCACTACGTACACCCAGAAGCACCCGTCCATCGAGGATGGGCCTCCGTTCATGGAGCCGCTGCTCAACTTCATCTGGTTCCTGCTGCTAGCTGTGGATGGGTGCGTCTCAGTATTCTGggggtgtgtgttgtgtgtagaTGTGGTGGCGTGGGTAGctggaggtgtgtgtgtgcataggtgTTGAGTGTCGATGTGATGTGGATGTGTGGTGTGAGTGCAGATGGGGACGTGTTGGGGCAGGTGGGTATAGCCGTGGCATGGGTAgttgtgtggggggtgtgtgtgttgtaGACTTGGCAGTGTAGGTAGTGTatgggtgtgtggtgtgttggTTGTAGACATGGCGTAGGTAGCTGTGTGGGTGCGTGTAGGTGTGTTGGTTGTAGACACGGTGTAGGTATCTCGGTGTGTGTAGGTTTGCTGGTTTTAGACGTGGTGTAGGTAGTTgtgggtgtgtgtaggtgtgcTGGTTGTAGAGGTGGCGTAGGTAGCTGTGGGTGTGTGTAGGTATGCTGGCTGTAGTTGTGGCGTAGGTAGCTGTGTGAGTGTAGGCTTGCTGGTTGTAGATGTGGCGTAGGTAGCTGTGGGTGTGTATAGGTGTGCTGGTTGTCGACGTGGCGTAGGTggctgtgtgggtgtgtgtaggtgtgcTGGTTGTCGACGTGGCATAGGTggctgtgtgggtgtgtgtaggtgtgcTGGTTGTAGACGTGGCGTAGGTagctgtgtgggtgtgtgtaggtgtgttgGTTGTAGACGTGGCGTTGGTAGCAgtatgtgtgtaggtgtgttgGTTGTCGACTTGGTGTAGGTAGCTGTCATGTGTGTAGGTGTGCTTTGTAGATATGGCGTAGGTagctgtgtgggtgtgtgtaggtgtgttgTAGACATGGCGTAGGTAGCTGTGTGGGTGTGTAGGTGTGCTGGTTGTAGATGGCGTAGGTAGCTgtgggtgtgtgtaggtgtgttgTAGACGCAGCATAGGTAGCTgtgggtgtgtgtaggtgtgttgGTTGTGGACATGGCGTAGGTAGCTgtgggtgtgtgcaggtgtgttgGTTGTAGACATGGTGGAGGTAGCTgtgggtgtgtgtaggtgtgttgATTGTAGACATGGTGTAGGTGACTGAGTGTAGGTGTGCTGGTTGTAGACGTGGCATAGGTAGCTGTGTGGGTGTGTATAGGTGTGCTGGTTGTAGATGTGGTGTAGGTAGCTgtgggtgtgtgtaggtgtgcTCGTAGACTTGGTGTAGGTAGCTGCGGGGGTGTGTAGGTGTGTTAATTGTAGACATGGTATAGGTGACGGTGTGTGTAGGTGTGCTGGTTGTAGACGTGGCATAGGTAGCTGTGGATGTGTGTTGGTGTGTTGGTTGTAGACATGGTGTAGGTGACTGTGGGTGTAGGTGTGCTGTTTGTAGACGTGTAGGTAGCTATGTGGGTGTGTGTAGGTGTCCTGGTTGTAGACGTGGCGTAGGTagctgtgtgggtgtgtgtaggtgtgcTGGTTGTAGACATGGCGTAGGTAGCTGTCTGTGTGTAGGTGTGTTGTAGACGTGGCGTAGGTAGCTgtgggtgtgtgtaggtgtgcTGGTTGTAGACATGGCGTAGGTAGCtgggtgtgtgtaggtgtgttgGTTGTAGACATGGCGTAGGTagctgtgtgggtgtgtgtaggtgtgttgGTTGTAGATGTGGCATAGGTagctgtgtgggtgtgtgtaggtgtgcTGGTTGTAGACTTGGTGTAGGTAGCTGTGGGTGTGTGTAGGTGTATTGGTTGTAGATGCGGCATAGGTAGCTGTGGGTTTGTGTAGGTGTGCTGGTTGTAGACTTGGTGTAGGTAGCTGTGGGTGTGTGCAGATGAGTGTTTTGGGTATAGACTTGGTGGCATGGGTTGCTGTGTGGGTGTTGGTTGTAGGCGTGGCATGGGTagctgtgtgggtgtgtgcaggtGAGTGTTGGGTGTAGGTGTAGTAGcatgtgcaggggtgtgtgtgcaggAGCGTGTTGCCATCTTCAGTGGGTGTAGATGCAGTGGTgttgcaggtgtgtgtgcaggtgagTGTTGGGTGTAGATGTGGCAGTGTGTGCAGGTGGGTGCAGGTGCGTGTGGCCCTTTCCTGCTCCCCCAGcatctccctgtgtccttgtgtccCAGCGGAAAGCTGACGGTGTTCACCGTGCTATGTGAGCAGTACCAGCCATCCCTCCGGCGGGACCCGATGTACAACGAGgtgagggctggggctggaatGGGGAGGGGCCCTCAAGGCTGCACCGCCCTGGCTGGTTCCCCACAGCCTGGGTCCACCCTCTCCTGAGCCTGCTGCCCATGCCTTGCAGTACCTCGACCGCATAGGACAGCTGTTCTTCGGTGTCCCGCCCAAGCAGACATCTTCCTACGGAGGCCTGCTCGGTAAGCCGAGGTGCCCTCGCCATGCCCACTGCAACCCTGGCTCTGCGTGGGGTCCTCTGCAGTCCTTCATGTAGCAGTGGTTCTTTGCTCTTTTCAAtgtttctcagtttccttttgTGAGTAGGAAATTATATTTCAGAGCTGAGAATTCTAGCTTGGTGCCTCCCAGCCCCATCTCTGCTCCAGAGCTCCCCATCCCTGAGGTTTCTCACACTTCCTGGTAGGGTCGCTTTGCAGGTCCGCCTGTGTGCTCAGAGAAACGTCTGACTTGTCTGGTTTCCAGCAGTTTGGTTTCAGGAGACTTTTGAACTCTGGCTTTGTATGTTCAGAGTGGTTGTCCACTGGATAAAAATCAGGTGACAGTGACTGCAGTTGGCCCCTGTGAGCAGCCGTTGAAGGTTTGGGTCATCTAGTTTATTAGTAGGTCGCTGTAAGGGTGTGGCGCTTGTGCCCTACGGCAGCACTTTTCTGTCGAAAAGTACACGAGGTCATGTTGGCGGCTCTGTAGGGCCCTCCGTGGCTCCCGTTAGAGGATGTGGAGGGCATCTCTGTAGGCCCGCATGGCCACTCCACAGCCCCATTGGTGGACGTGGAAGGTGGTTCTGTGGACTTTTTCCCCCTTCCCGTGGCTGCTCCGTGGATGTGGAGGGTGGTTCTGTGGATACCGCCATGGCTGCTCCGTGTTTGAGTATTTCTTTGTGGTCATCGGTTCCCTGTCCTCGGGTTCATGGGCCACATACAGTAGCGTTGCGAGGCTTTTACGTGTCAGTTGGGATGCCTGGTGAGGCGTCTGTGGCTAGGAGGGGTTTGGGGGCTGGCAGGAGGCTGCCTAGGCCTGACCGCCATGGTGTCCTTCCTTCCAGGGAACCTTCTGAGCAGCCTTATGGGCTCCTcggagcaggaggagggggaggagagccCCAGCGACGGCAGCCCCATCGAGCTGGACTGAATTGGCCGGGCCACGTGGAGACACCATGGTCAACGGCGGCTCGAGGGACATTTTGGAGGCGAGTCCCGGGTGGCTCCTGGCCCCGGGGGCTCCTAGCCTTGAGGCTGGCAGTGGCCGCGTGCCGGCGCGTGTCTGTCTGTGGCGCGTCTGTTTGTGCGGCGGCTCCGGGTGGCGCGGCTGCCGGTTGCTCTGCTGCTGGGACCCAAGAGTGGGGCCTTGCCCCTGCTGGCCGCCGCATCCCCTGAGATTGACCCACAATAAAGCACAGGCCTTATGCGGCGTCCCCTCTCCCACTCCTTTGTTCTGGGTCCTTTCGGGAGGGCTGAGGGGCAGCACAGGAGGCCTGTCCTCAGGGACCTGGCACATCACGCTCCTTGCTTGGCGTCCAGAGCAGCTGTGGCCGCCAAAGCAGGTGCTGGCCCTCACACGTGAGAACCCGGCTGGGCCCTGTGTGGTCTGCAGATGCGTGTGGCTGTTTCTGAACACAGGTCACTCTGCAGTCACGGCGAACTGGTCCACATCACAGACGGAGCGCATGTGCCCTGCGCCACATCCTCACACTCGGTGGAGGGACACGTGCGGTGGGACGGCCCATGTGGCATCCCGGAGCTGCGCCCTGCTGGTCTCTGTGAGAGCCATGCTGCTGTGCTGGAAATGCCGCTTTAAAAAGGGATACCGTGGGACTCTGCCCATCTCTTTCATAAtgcaatatttatttgtattgggTGATTGATTCCTTTGACCTAACGTTTTAGGTTTTAACCAAATAACCAGTCCAGGAGTGAGCAGCTCTGGTCTCTATCATGGATGCTTTTCCAGATGTTGCCAGAACAATGACAAAAGGGGAGACGCTCTATTTTTTCAAGATTCAATGACAGTTGTTGTAGATTGATACGCGGTTGTGCATGGGAAGGGGAAACGCACAGCTTTATTTACTGTAAAGTGGAATTTAAGGAAGGCTTGTGTGAACCGTTGCGCATAAATAAACCCTTTCTACCGGGCTGTGCGATGCCATTCCTTTCTCGGGCACCCAGGGCACCCACCGTGGGTGTGGGGGCCTCTGCGCTCAGGGCTGTGCCTGGGAGCCCCCAGAGAAGGCATGCCCTATGGCCAGACTGCCCGTGTGTGAACAAGAGCAGAGGTCCATCAGGAAGCCTCATGTTCACTCAGCTGTGATTTTAGAAGTAAGTATAGTTGTGTAATTTCATTGAAGTTCATGAAAATCAAATCTACCAAGTCTGGGTGTCAGAGTCTGCAAGAGCAGACCTGTGGGCTGCTGGGGAGGCGGCAGCATGGAGCCCCTACCCTGCCCTGGGTACTGGCGGGACACCCATCCCTCCTGTGTAGCACTGGCTTTGAGCAGCGAGTTTGATTCAGAGTGACTGAGGATTGTGTGTGTGATGTCACTCAGGCTTGCTGTGAGATGATGGCAGGAACAGCTGCCGGAACCTGCAGGTGGCCCCCTGGCCTGCGCTTAGCCGGCGCCGCAGCACCCACCCTACCTGCCCCAGGACGTCGCAGTGGAGTCACCGTGCATCCGTGCACCTGCTATGAATGCTGTCAGCCAGGGGATGCCCTTCCTACAGCTATGTCCAGACAGGGAGGTGGGCGTGGACAGCGAGCAGCCCCTGCCTGGACCCACCTCCTGTGACTGTGTGTGTCCCACCTGGTTTGAAAAATGCCTTCCCCCTGTTAGAAAGTTGttctgtggtttttaaaatgtaacgGTCCTCGGCGCACATGTGGACATCACGCGTGCGTCCACACTTCAGGGAGGGCCGTGGTCACTGCTGGTTTCCCCCAGAGGGTGCGTGCTGTGCAGCCCTGACCCAGGCCCCTCAGCTCCGGGTTTGGACTGTGGTGCCTGGCGAGGCTGCGAGGGACTTGCCTGGGGTCTCAGCTCCAGGTGGGGGTACCTCACCCACATCTCAGCAGCAGCACAACTGCCTTTGGGACCCCTAGGCTGGAGTTGGGAGACCTCTACCCTGTCCCCAGACCCCAGGTCCTCATGTTCTGTGTGAGGGCTGAGAGGCCCAGCATGGGGGCCTGGCAGACACTGGGGACCCCCTACCTGGGCTACATCCCCCTCACCCTCCTTCATGCTGAGCTGGGCTTATCTTTCAGGATGTGGGCTCTGCCCAGGAAGTGCCTGGGGGGCCCTCAGATGGAGGCAGCTGGGGAAGGAGTGCTGGGGAGCGCCTTGGGTGGGGGCCGTCTCCCCTGCACAAGGAACATGGCGTTCACCAGCTCAGACACTGCATCCTCCCTCCCTGCAAACCTGGACTCAGCCACAGGGAGCGAGGGTCCCATCAGGTGTCTGGGAGCGGACGGTTCCTCCTgaagccacaggggcagggccATATGTTCCCAGCgccacctcctccccactccGTCCTCGAACACACAGCTGGAACCATGCCAGAGCCACACTTTATTCCAGGATGCAACACGGGGTGGCAGATGCCCGGCCTCAGAAACCCCCTCCCAGGCTCTGAGGGCTTGTCCAAGGCTTCCCTGGAACACAGCTCAGCCAGACAAGGCTAGGAGAGGGCTGGGCCCCCCAGCTGACCTGCAGACATCTCCCCCACCTGCACACTCCACAGAAGGGGAGCCCTAGAGCCTGGCCTGCTTTTATGGGAAGGAGATCAGGTGAGAAATAAATACACGGCCGGGCTGCCAGCAGTAAGCTAGACAGTGCCTGGCCTCCCAGGATGGGGAGGCTGGGGGCCACAGGGCCACTCCTGCCTCTGGTGGCCTCACTGTGGCCCAGGCCATGGTCCTCAATGGTTCAAGCCCTACTGTCGGCAAGCACCGTCCTGGGCACACAGAGGCCAAGAGTAGGGGATGGCAGCCTGGTGGCCCCTCCAGCCCTGGGACCAAGAGCCATGAGGTGGCGGGGCTGTAGCCCAGGGAGGGCCCGGGACCTGTGCAGAGACTGCCCCCTCCACCCAACAACTCCCATGGCCCCGTGACACACAATAGgcgctcaataaatacttgtggaggtgggggagggggtggggtggcATGCGAGCAGGGCCCAGTCCCCAGCGGTCAACAGCCGCCCACTGTGCCACCCCTGGCAGGGCTCTGCGCTGAGGCCTGAAGCTCTCTCAGCCATGGTGGGCAGCTCCTGGGGGCTTCATCTGACCTTGGGAGCCAGAGTGGGTCTTGGAGGAAGGGGGACCCCAGGGCAGGTGGAGGGGGcaggttggctgggtgtggtcagCAGCAGCATGATGGGGTCAGAGGTCAGGCCCAGGGCCCGGCCGCCTGCCGTGAGGTTCTAGAGTAGCGTCCTGGAGGCTGTAGCTCGGGCCCTACCTGGCCATGCCTGGGCTGCCCTGAGGAGCAGGTAAGAGCCAGGTGGCCTCAGGATGCTGGACCCCGCCCCCCCCGTCCACGAGTCCCCTCTGTCCGGCCACAGTGAGTCCAGTGTCCGTGGGCCTCCGACCATGTCGCTAGGGTTTATGCTTGAAGTGTGCCTCCACTGCAATGGAACAAGGTCCCGCGCTGTCACAGCCACAGGGAGCTGGGAACCAGGTGGGCCTCGGGAACCCCCTCCCAGCCCGTCCTGCTCACCTGCATACTCCTGGGGCAGCATGGGCCTGTCCACCGCCTTCTGGAAGGCCGCCACCCACTCCCTCTggtcagactctgtctcacaggcaAACAGAAACTTGCGGTCGGGCGTGACAATGGTGATGCCGTGCGGCCAGTGGTGGCCCTGGGTGGACGGCGGGAGTCCACGCAGCACCGTGTAGCCACTCTCCTTGCTGCCAATGAAGACTTCCCCTCGGGCAAAGGCGTCCTGTGGGTGGGGGCCaagctggagctggggctgggccaTGTTCCCTCTGGCCCAGCTTCACTCTGAGCCAGGGGAGGCTACAGGCCAGGACTCGGGAAGACCCCCACCCTTCTGGTCATGCATTTGGCAGCCCCAGTTTCTCACCAGGGGGTCTTTGAAGTACATGAGCCTGCGGTCATCCATGGTGAACCAACGCTTCCGGAAGCCTTCTGTTTGCTGTGGGTCAGAGGGCCCATAATTGGCAGGTCTGCTGAGGCAGGCCCTGCAGGCAGTGTAGCCCACCCGGGAGGGCAGGGCCCTGGCTGCCCCCGGCCAGTCACCTCCACCCACTCGTGCTTGCTGCGGGCCATGcctgtcctcctgcctccacaCTGTACTTCCCTCTTGCTCCTCCAGCTGCGCCAGCCTTCCCTGGACCCCACATGGGGGTCCAGGCCTCAGTTATGAGCCTCTCACACCTGCACTTCCCTTAAGGACCACCGAGGATCCCGAGATTTGTGTCTCCCTCCGCCATCATGCCTCAGGGAATAGCAAGATGTGGGTCCCTGGCCACGTGGGTACACGGGTCCTGTGGGTGAGGGAGCTGGTCAGGCTCAGTGGGCAGGGATGGTCTGACCAAAGCCCAGGACAGTGGCCCAGGTCCTCGGGGACCCCAGCCGGGCACAGACAAGGGGCTGTGAGGACCCACCTGACACTGACCAGTTTAAAACACTCGGGCAGCAGCTGCGAAGATCCCAGCTTTAGTCTGAGACCCACCATggcacccccactcccaccccaggcGGTGGCACACGTACCTTGGGCCCGGTCTTCTCCATGTAGCCTTCCTTCAGGTAGTTTCTAGAGAGCTTTGGCACCAGCTGGGGCAGAACACCAGGTCGGGGGCCTCAGAACTGAGGCttggccccagcccctccccgctCCCCTCACTCCGGACCACCAGGGCAGGGCCCAGGCCGGGCACAACCTCCATGGGGTCTGTGGCTCTGCCTCTGCTCACCACCCCTTtgctcccctccttccccttcgGCTGAGGTGAAATTCCCAGAGTGAAGCAGGTGGGCTGCAGCCACTTTACGGTGCTCTGTCTGCCCGCACCCTACCACCCGTCGTTCGCCCTGGAGCTGACACTCACATCTGCGTCGCTGGCTCCCGGGAACGCCACCTGCAGGTAGTGGAAGCGGGCAGCTCGGAGTGCGTTGAACCAGTCCACAATCT
This region includes:
- the ADAP1 gene encoding arf-GAP with dual PH domain-containing protein 1 isoform X2, with the protein product MASHGNDAARAKFESKVPSFYYRPTLSDCQLLREQWIRAKYERQEFIYPEKQEPYSAGYREGFLWKRGRDNGQFLSRKFVLTEREGALKYFNRNDAKEPKAVMKIEHLNATFQPAKIGHPHGLQVTYLKDNSTRNIFIYHEDGKEIVDWFNALRAARFHYLQVAFPGASDADLVPKLSRNYLKEGYMEKTGPKQTEGFRKRWFTMDDRRLMYFKDPLDAFARGEVFIGSKESGYTVLRGLPPSTQGHHWPHGITIVTPDRKFLFACETESDQREWVAAFQKAVDRPMLPQEYAVEAHFKHKP